From the Streptomyces sp. KMM 9044 genome, one window contains:
- the tmk gene encoding dTMP kinase: MTRAEPPTDPQTAPDDALVADSRERAVRALLRSPQQKRLWSAQFVGGVGDILALLVLVLLALQAAVVGGSFGGGHRGAAFAVATVFVVRILATLLFGAVLLGPLTSLTSPGGPLDRRWTMVGADGLRAALLIVAPLWIDWTPDDALALLLVTTFVTSVAERFWTVCRESAAPALLPAPPLEGATVRPLPDHMDALRRLSLRTGFVAVPAAALVLVVAGLLNNLLGTGIAWFGQHQAALASYVAAGLFAASLSMVTFLELPGTRTPRARSPLEGLRRPKSGTGSGAGSDKGRTGAMPLLVLASASVAAAVSAAVAVFVLHAKDLGGGPVLYGLLVAALTGGVVVGIRTAPALLPSLSRRRLLALALAFTGVALLAAGLVPDVTSVLLIAVLAGVGAGTAANTGHTLLGQETEEQRRARTTEHLHAVVRLFVALGAVTAPLVAAGIGPHRLESGRFVFAHGGAAFTLMLVGALLLPVAALVLAKVDDRSGVPLRHDLRDALLGGDDPGPAPAGTGFFVALEGGDGAGKSTQAEVLAEWIRGKGHEVVLTREPGATPVGKRLRSILLDVSSAGLSHRAEALLYAADRAEHIDTVVRPALERGAVVISDRYIDSSVAYQGAGRDLSPTEIARINRWATDGLVPHLTVLLDVAPETARERFTEAPDRLESEPAEFHARVRAGFLTLAAADPGRYLVVDAGQEPDAVGTVIRHRLDQVLPLSEAEIEALEEARRKAEEEARRKAEEEAARKAEEERLEREREEQLARLRAEEEERKRRELEEAQRREAERQAEEARLRAEEAARRAEEERQRLLAEEKARAEAETRRKAEEERRRKEAEEEARLRAEAEALRLEKQRKAEEALRRAEEARLLAEQAAAAAATGPSWRIAPITPDAPSGSDAPSGSDAPSGSDASRGSASADETAVLPRVPGDTAGAGEDGPGSGESSDRFRKDRRDAARGESGGQPGWARSSQPSEAEVTTELPQVPVPPKAADDETEVLPAVPPPSATEETAALPAITQDDEVTSTRELPQVGLENMPDRRRQRSDWAEETPLDDLPTLADELLGSRDDERDDERDDERGEPGEYGGPDEGGRGKDEGWGRRR; this comes from the coding sequence ATGACGCGAGCCGAGCCGCCAACGGACCCTCAAACGGCCCCCGACGACGCCCTGGTCGCGGACTCCCGCGAGCGCGCCGTCCGGGCCCTGCTGCGCAGCCCACAGCAGAAACGCCTCTGGAGTGCGCAGTTCGTGGGCGGTGTCGGGGACATCCTCGCCCTCCTCGTGCTGGTGCTCCTCGCCCTCCAGGCTGCGGTCGTCGGAGGTTCGTTCGGCGGCGGCCACCGGGGCGCCGCGTTCGCAGTGGCGACCGTTTTCGTGGTGCGGATCCTCGCGACGCTGTTGTTCGGCGCCGTCCTCCTCGGCCCGCTCACGTCGCTCACCTCGCCGGGCGGCCCGCTGGACCGTCGCTGGACCATGGTCGGCGCGGACGGACTGCGGGCGGCCCTGCTCATCGTCGCGCCGCTGTGGATCGACTGGACGCCCGACGACGCGCTCGCCCTGCTCCTCGTCACCACCTTCGTGACGTCGGTCGCCGAGCGGTTCTGGACGGTGTGCCGCGAGAGCGCGGCGCCCGCGCTGCTGCCCGCCCCGCCCCTGGAGGGCGCGACGGTGCGGCCGCTGCCGGACCACATGGACGCACTGCGCCGCCTGTCGCTGCGTACGGGCTTCGTGGCGGTGCCCGCTGCGGCCCTCGTCCTCGTCGTCGCGGGACTCCTCAACAACCTGCTGGGCACGGGCATCGCCTGGTTCGGGCAGCACCAGGCGGCGCTCGCCTCGTACGTCGCGGCCGGACTGTTCGCCGCGTCGCTGTCCATGGTGACGTTCCTCGAGCTGCCCGGCACGCGCACCCCCCGCGCGCGGTCGCCGCTGGAGGGACTGCGCCGCCCCAAGAGCGGCACCGGTTCCGGTGCCGGTTCGGACAAGGGCCGCACCGGCGCCATGCCGCTGCTGGTACTCGCGTCCGCGTCCGTGGCCGCCGCGGTGTCGGCCGCCGTCGCCGTGTTCGTGCTGCACGCCAAGGACCTGGGTGGCGGGCCCGTGCTGTACGGCCTGCTGGTGGCCGCGCTGACCGGCGGTGTCGTCGTCGGCATACGGACGGCGCCGGCCCTGCTGCCGTCCCTGTCGCGGCGCCGGCTGCTCGCGCTGGCGCTCGCCTTCACCGGCGTCGCGCTGCTCGCCGCCGGACTCGTGCCGGACGTCACCAGCGTGCTGCTGATCGCCGTGCTGGCCGGTGTCGGCGCGGGCACGGCGGCCAACACCGGGCACACCCTGCTCGGCCAGGAGACCGAGGAGCAGCGGCGGGCCCGTACGACGGAGCACCTGCACGCGGTCGTCCGCCTCTTCGTGGCACTCGGCGCGGTGACCGCCCCGCTGGTGGCCGCGGGCATCGGACCGCACCGGCTGGAGAGCGGCCGGTTCGTCTTCGCGCACGGCGGTGCCGCGTTCACGCTGATGCTGGTGGGCGCGCTGCTGCTGCCGGTGGCCGCACTCGTGCTGGCCAAGGTCGACGACCGTTCCGGGGTGCCGCTGCGCCACGACCTGCGGGACGCGCTGCTCGGCGGCGACGATCCCGGGCCCGCGCCTGCGGGCACCGGATTCTTCGTCGCCCTGGAGGGTGGCGACGGGGCCGGGAAATCCACCCAGGCCGAAGTGCTCGCCGAGTGGATCCGGGGCAAGGGCCACGAAGTAGTGCTCACGCGTGAGCCGGGGGCGACGCCGGTCGGCAAGCGGCTGCGGTCGATCCTGCTGGACGTCTCCAGTGCCGGACTGTCCCACCGCGCGGAGGCCCTGCTGTACGCGGCGGACCGCGCCGAGCACATCGACACGGTCGTGCGGCCCGCCCTGGAGCGCGGCGCGGTCGTCATCTCCGACCGGTACATCGACTCCTCGGTCGCCTACCAGGGCGCCGGGCGCGACCTGTCGCCGACCGAGATCGCCCGCATCAACCGCTGGGCGACCGACGGCCTTGTACCCCACCTCACCGTGCTGCTCGACGTGGCGCCGGAGACCGCGCGCGAGCGGTTCACCGAGGCACCGGACCGGCTGGAGTCGGAGCCCGCCGAGTTCCACGCGCGCGTGCGGGCCGGTTTCCTCACACTGGCCGCGGCCGACCCCGGCCGGTACCTGGTCGTCGACGCCGGCCAGGAGCCGGACGCGGTCGGTACGGTCATCCGGCACCGGCTCGACCAGGTGCTGCCGCTGTCCGAGGCCGAGATCGAGGCCTTGGAGGAAGCGCGGCGCAAGGCCGAGGAGGAGGCCCGCCGCAAGGCGGAGGAGGAAGCGGCGCGCAAGGCGGAGGAGGAGCGCCTGGAGCGCGAGCGCGAGGAGCAGCTGGCCAGGCTGCGTGCCGAGGAGGAGGAGCGCAAGCGGCGCGAGCTGGAGGAGGCGCAGCGGCGCGAGGCCGAACGGCAGGCGGAGGAGGCGCGGCTGCGCGCCGAGGAGGCCGCCCGCCGGGCGGAGGAGGAGCGGCAGCGGCTCCTCGCCGAGGAGAAGGCACGCGCGGAGGCGGAGACCCGCCGCAAGGCGGAGGAGGAGCGCCGCCGCAAGGAGGCCGAGGAGGAGGCGCGGCTGCGCGCCGAGGCCGAGGCGCTGCGCCTGGAGAAGCAGCGCAAGGCCGAGGAGGCACTGCGGCGGGCCGAGGAGGCCCGGCTCCTCGCGGAACAGGCCGCGGCCGCGGCGGCGACGGGCCCTTCCTGGAGGATCGCGCCGATCACGCCGGACGCGCCGAGCGGGTCGGACGCGCCGAGCGGGTCGGACGCGCCGAGCGGGTCGGATGCGTCCCGCGGGTCCGCGTCGGCGGACGAGACGGCGGTGCTGCCCAGGGTGCCGGGCGACACGGCCGGAGCCGGAGAGGACGGGCCGGGTTCCGGTGAGTCCTCGGACCGGTTCCGCAAGGACCGGCGTGACGCCGCGCGGGGCGAGAGCGGGGGACAGCCCGGCTGGGCCAGGTCCTCCCAGCCGTCCGAGGCCGAGGTGACGACCGAGCTGCCGCAGGTGCCGGTTCCGCCGAAGGCGGCCGACGACGAGACCGAGGTACTGCCGGCCGTGCCGCCGCCGAGCGCCACGGAGGAGACGGCGGCGCTCCCCGCGATCACCCAGGACGACGAGGTGACCAGCACGCGCGAGCTGCCCCAGGTCGGCCTCGAGAACATGCCGGACCGGCGCAGGCAGCGCTCGGACTGGGCCGAGGAGACTCCGCTGGACGACCTGCCGACCCTGGCGGACGAACTGCTGGGCTCGCGCGACGACGAGCGCGACGACGAGCGCGACGACGAGCGCGGCGAACCGGGCGAGTACGGCGGACCCGACGAGGGCGGCCGGGGCAAGGACGAGGGTTGGGGACGGCGCCGCTGA